The genome window GTTCTTGGTGTTCTCGTCTGACCAGCTCTTGAGCCACAGATTCCCGCCTGCGTCATCAGAGTTAGCAGGAGGCACATCTAGGGGTGTAAACAACGAAGCAGCTATATATCGTCGGTATCCAAAGTGGAAGGAGACACATTGACTCACCAATTCCCGCAGTTTGAGCAGCGATGAGTGTGATCAGGTAGACACCAACGGCTGCGAGATTAGCAGTTTTGGCATACTCGGTGTAAACTGGAACAATTAGCACCGCGATCGACGATACCAAGATTAGAGACGTTAACAATGACGTACCTGACCACTTGACTTTGCCCTGTTCGGAGTGCTCCTTTGCCTGCTTGGTCCTGCTAGGGTTCTCTTCGTCGGTGAGCTTGCCCCTTGGGCCCCTGAAGCTGGCGGCACTGGCACGTctgagggtggtgttgctgcccGTCCTAGCCTTGGGTTTCGAGGGGGACGATTGACTGGGACCTGGTTTGATAGACTGGAGGGTACTCAACCCTTCCTGGGCTTCCTCGATAGTATCTTTTTCTTGGCTGCTGCCCTCGGCATCAATGATGGTAGATGTTTCGCTGCCGCTGTCTGTGGGAGATACAGATTGGGAGCTCGGCCCAGAGCTGTCTTGGCCAGCGGTTTTGATAAGATCAAAGACCAAGCCCTTCATAGCAACAAGCTGCCTGTAGGTTCCCTTCTCGGCGATCTCGCCATCCTTGAGCATGCAAATGTAGTCAGATTGGATCAAGACTGGAATCGAGTTCGTGGCGAGGATTCTCGTTTTGGAGCTTAGAAGACCCTTGGGGCCAAGGACGTTATCGATAATGTGACGTCCGACGTGAGAGTCCACAGCGGATAGGCAGTCGTCCATCAAGTAAATATCAGCTCTCGCGTAAACAGCTCTGGCTAAGGCGACACGGGCCTTTTGGCCACCGCTGAGAGAAATGCCGCGCTCTCCCACTACGGTTTCGTCGCCGTCAGGAAGCTGAGCAAAGTCATCGAGCAAAGCGCAGGCCTTGACGGTCCTTTCGTAGAAATTGGAGTCATAACGATAGCCGAAGATGATGTTTTCCTTGACAGTAGCATTCATGATCCAAGAGGTCTGGCTGACGTAGGCGATTGAGCCTCTGATCTCAACATCGCCCTTGACCTTCCAGAGGTCGCCAAGGACACTCTGCAGGAAAGAGCTCTTGCCTGCTCCGACACGGCCTACGATGCAGGACAGCTCTCCCTTGTGAGCAGAGAAATTGACATCGTGCAAAACGTCCTTGGTTTCGTGGCGGTTCCAAGAAAAGGAAGCATCGCGAATGGTGACAGTCTCCTCGCCGAGCTCTTCAGCTGCTGGCTTGACAATAACAGCATCAGGCTGGATCTCTTCGGCGGTGAGGAACGAGGTAAGGCGACCGACAGCAACACTAGCTTCGATAATGGAGGTAATTACCATGGGTAGAACCGCCAGAGGGAAAGTCAGAAGGTTAAAGAGGGCTATGAAAGGTTAGCTCAAGTACTGTGAGAAGTTGAAGAATGATACACACCTAAGCAGGGGAAGACGATGTCGGTGGTCAGGGGCTTGTCGCCAGAGAAGACAAACACCGCAAATGTCGAGCAGGACACCAAGAAGGGTGTCGAGGACCATGTAAAGTTGGCAAAGGCCTGGCCAGCACCAATTCTGCGCAGGTTCTTGAGCTCCTGATCGTTTCTGATGTAGTTGAGCCTGTTCATAAAGGCCGCACCCCAGGCATACAACTTGATGCTCTTCATGTTGTTCACAATCTCGGCAATAAGTCGACTCCTGGCGTCCTTGTTCTTCATTTGCTTCTTTTGCAAATTCTTCATGAACTTTGCAATCATGCCATTGATCGGAATCATGACGATCATGACACCAACACCCGCAAGCATAGACCATCCGACGAGCTGGTATAGCGAGGCCAAGCAGATGATAATCTGGAAAGGGGCAGACCACAGCTGCTGGGCGAACTGCGTCAGATCCTGCAGCCGCTGGGCGTCCACCGCCATATAGTTGACAATGTCTCCGGTGGTCTTGCTCTTGCGGCCCTCGTTCGAAAGTCTCAATGACTTCTTGTAGATTGCCGAGGTCAAGCCACCCTTGATCCTCATACCGGTAACGAAAGCAAGCTGGAAATACTGGTGGATCATGGTGGTCTGGAAGACAGCGATAGCAAACATACCCAGAGCGATCGATGCGCCCTTGATCACGGGCTGGCGCTCCACGCCAGGAAGGTTCCAGGAGTCGACAAAAGAGAGCAGATACTTTAACAGCTGGGGCTGGGTAAACTGCGAGATATCGTTGCCAATTTTGAACAGAGCAGCGAGCATATAAGGACCACCATAAGCACGAATAAGCGCCAACCAAATCGACGGGTTCTTGCGAGTCTTGAGTTGGTGCTCCCAGGCAGTGGCAAACGCCTCACCCGTGGCCTTTGTGGTATCTGTCTTGGAAAGACCCCAAAGATCCTCCTCTGTCAGGAAAGTCGAGTAACCGTACTTCATAAGTGGCGTCATCCACGAGAAGGTAAGAAGGGAAAAGACAGTGGCGTATTCCACGGGACACTCCTCTTCGTCTACCAGAGCCTCGTATGTAGAGTTCTTCTTGGGCCACAACCACTCAAAGAAAAACTCGGCAATCGAAAGGCCAAACCCGACGCAATAGGTGACAAAGTAGGGCAGGTTGCTGGCAAAGATCTGCTGCGAGATCAGAGATCGAAGTTTGACGGAGAGGGCGATGATAAGAAATAGCCAGTAGAAGAGGACGACACCGTTGGCGTTTCGCAGTCTTTCGTGCTCGAGCCATTGGATGGTGAAAATCACACCGAGAGACACGATAGTTGCGACGGTTGTGTACACTCTAAAGTCGCCGTACCAGATACCGGGATAACTGATGATTTGGAACGCAAGTTGAACCGCAAcgttggcgatgatgagacCGAGCAATACCTATGCGCAATGTCAGCGCAACATCCTTCACCTTACATTCATGTCCATCCAGGCTTTCGCAACCTACCTGTTTGGTCCAAAAGTGCCAATCCTTGGAAACTGGATTTGGTTTTCTCCATTTGATCAACCACCCGATGGCCAATGACCCAGCAATGATTCCAAATGCAGCAACAGAAGCCACCCAGACATCGATAAAGCAAGGCGTAAAGTCCCATCGAAAGGGGCTCAAGGGACCCCAACCTTCTTCATTTCCACATAACGGCTGTCTCAAAGTCCTTTCCGCGCTCAGATACCCATGGCCAAACCCAGAAGAGAGGGAATGGTATCCTGTAAACGATCCGGTCTCAAAGAGAATCTTTTGCGACGACTGTTGCGGTTGCGGTGACAAGACCTGCTGCAGGCCGTCACCAAAGCGAGCCACGGCCTCGTCCATTGGCACAGATATTATTGCCGTCTCAAGAACTTAGGCGCAGACGTCATATCAggccttcctctccttcacgACTTCCCCCAAAATGCGCCGAAAACTGGACTTCAATGGCGGGCGGTGAAGTCTCGAAACTAGCCCTGGTatcggcggcggcttcgCGGGGCGGATATGGATGACGTTCACGGAGTTTGGCGATCTCGGCACCGGCAAGACACGGGCGCAAAACCGAGAAAAGCGATGCGATCAAGTCGACAGCTACTGGGCTGGCTCGGCCAACAGGAGACAATTGAGGTTCGAGGGGCAAGGAATCAATGAAGGATCCTTCGTcggcaagaagaaaaacCGAGAAAAGAGGACAAGCTTCGCCCGGCAGCCAACAAACGCGCCCTTGAATATGTCAGCAAGTTCTGGGGCCCTGGGGGTCTTTCTGGCAGTTATCGACAGGGGGAGCCTGGAGATGCAGCCGAGCTAAGCTGCATGCAGCTATCAAAGTGTTCACGGCCCCAGGTCATGCGGCTAGCGGGGGACTTTTGGCATCCGACAATTGGCTGCAACTGctctcttttccctcttATCCGGATGCCAAGCCATGTACCTGCCTAACAGCTCACAGGGTGCCCCACCCGACGTCGGAGCTTTCACCCCACCAGCAACCGCTGTCCCATTTTCCATCCATCTTCAAGCTTTGCCTCACCACGGCGCCGGTGGCCAGTGTCCGGTGTGACGACAGCAGCTCTCTGCCCCGTGGTACGCAGTACACGATTGGTAATATGGAATGCTTCTTTCCACCTCACAATCTGTCTTTTCCGTGACATGTTGCGGGGAAGAACCGGCGCTCTGGGACGTGGTCGGGGCGTCTTATGCCGACACATCCACTGATGTGCTCTTCAGAGCAAAGTTGACGCAACCACTTGCAAATGCCATAGCAATGCT of Podospora pseudopauciseta strain CBS 411.78 chromosome 7 map unlocalized CBS411.78m_7, whole genome shotgun sequence contains these proteins:
- the YCF1_2 gene encoding ATP-binding cassette glutathione S-conjugate transporter ycf1 (EggNog:ENOG503NXEW; COG:Q), translating into MDEAVARFGDGLQQVLSPQPQQSSQKILFETGSFTGYHSLSSGFGHGYLSAERTLRQPLCGNEEGWGPLSPFRWDFTPCFIDVWVASVAAFGIIAGSLAIGWLIKWRKPNPVSKDWHFWTKQVLLGLIIANVAVQLAFQIISYPGIWYGDFRVYTTVATIVSLGVIFTIQWLEHERLRNANGVVLFYWLFLIIALSVKLRSLISQQIFASNLPYFVTYCVGFGLSIAEFFFEWLWPKKNSTYEALVDEEECPVEYATVFSLLTFSWMTPLMKYGYSTFLTEEDLWGLSKTDTTKATGEAFATAWEHQLKTRKNPSIWLALIRAYGGPYMLAALFKIGNDISQFTQPQLLKYLLSFVDSWNLPGVERQPVIKGASIALGMFAIAVFQTTMIHQYFQLAFVTGMRIKGGLTSAIYKKSLRLSNEGRKSKTTGDIVNYMAVDAQRLQDLTQFAQQLWSAPFQIIICLASLYQLVGWSMLAGVGVMIVMIPINGMIAKFMKNLQKKQMKNKDARSRLIAEIVNNMKSIKLYAWGAAFMNRLNYIRNDQELKNLRRIGAGQAFANFTWSSTPFLVSCSTFAVFVFSGDKPLTTDIVFPCLALFNLLTFPLAVLPMVITSIIEASVAVGRLTSFLTAEEIQPDAVIVKPAAEELGEETVTIRDASFSWNRHETKDVLHDVNFSAHKGELSCIVGRVGAGKSSFLQSVLGDLWKVKGDVEIRGSIAYVSQTSWIMNATVKENIIFGYRYDSNFYERTVKACALLDDFAQLPDGDETVVGERGISLSGGQKARVALARAVYARADIYLMDDCLSAVDSHVGRHIIDNVLGPKGLLSSKTRILATNSIPVLIQSDYICMLKDGEIAEKGTYRQLVAMKGLVFDLIKTAGQDSSGPSSQSVSPTDSGSETSTIIDAEGSSQEKDTIEEAQEGLSTLQSIKPGPSQSSPSKPKARTGSNTTLRRASAASFRGPRGKLTDEENPSRTKQAKEHSEQGKVKWSVYTEYAKTANLAAVGVYLITLIAAQTAGIGGNLWLKSWSDENTKNGSNLNAGRYLGFYLVFGVGAAALTVVQTLVLWIFCSIEASRKLHERMATAIFRSPMSFFDVTPAGRILNRFSSDIYRVDEVIARTFNMLFNNLAKSAFTLVMISVTVPPFIALIVPLSAMYIFIQRYYLRTSRELKRLDSVSRSPIYAHFQESLGGVSTIRAYRQQDRFEVDNEWRVDANLRAYFPSISANRWLAVRLEFIGAVVILAAAGFAVMSVVNGSGLSAGWVGFAMSYALQITTSLNWIVRQTVEVETNIVSVERVLEYAQLPSEAPEIVHRNRPPVSWPARGEVEFNNYSTRYREGLDLVLKNINLDIKSHEKIGVVGRTGAGKSSLTLALFRIIEPDTGNITIDGLNTSSIGLLDLRRRLAIIPQDAALFEGTVRDNLDPGHVHDDTELWSVLEHARLKDHVASMEGGLEAKIHEGGKHHIFSHVVFPIVSALSIGFSLSRTCVLLCNPQCWCSAARSSAWWRRVRG